The nucleotide window AAGAGAAAAAAACCGATTATCATCTGACCGAACGGAGCTACGGTTCCTTCATGAGGAGTTTTACCCTTCCCCCCAATGTGGATGCGGACGGAATCCATGCGGATTTCTATAATGGGGTCATGACGATCGTGTTGCCCAAGACCGAAGTCCATGAACCGGAAAAACGCACCATCGAAATCAAGTCACGTTAAACAGGTTTTCCTCCCTAGACTGAATAGGCCATCCTGGCTTAGGCCGGTTTCTCCCGACGGGAAACCGGCTTTTTTTAGCTCTCTGCAACTTTGGCGTCTTCTATGCCTTGACATTGCCATCATGTTTTGATTCTTTGGGGCAAACGGAGTTGGCAATGTGACAAGACTTTTCCTGGTGGTTATGGTGACGGTGCTATTGGCGAGTTGTTCGACGACTCCGCCCCGCAATGTGGCCAACAGTTGCGAGATCTTTCGGGAGAAAAGCAGCTGGTACAAGGCCACCAAGGCCGCCCGCAAGCGCTATGGCACCCCGATCCATGTGCAGCTGGCTATTATTCGGCAGGAATCTTCCTTCAAGCATGATGCAAAAACCGAACGCAACTATATCCTCGGCCTGATTCCCTGGGGGCGTAAGTCCTCGGCCTATGGTTATGCACAGGTCAAGGACGGCACCTGGGACTGGTATAAACAGAAGACCGGTAACAGCGGCGCCAGCCGGGATGATTTCAGTGATGCTGTGGATTTTGTCGGCTGGTACACCAATGTGACCCAGCGTAGTCTCGGCATTTCCAAATGGGATGCCTATAACCAGTATCTGGCCTATCACGAGGGGCACGGCGGCTGGAAGCGAGGCACCTGGAAAAAGAAAGGCTGGCTGGTCAAGGTCGCCCGCAAGGTGGAGCGTAACGCCAAGGCCTATGCGGCCCAGCTCAAGTCTTGCGAGGATGACCTGGATTCAGGTTTCTGGCTCTGGCCGTTCTAGGGATCAGTCCTCATCCCCGAAACCATAGGACTTCTCAACCCGGGCGATATGAACTACATATTTTTCGTACCAGTCGTTGCGCCCCTTTTCCTGGGCGACCCGGTGGGATGTCACTTCCCGCCAGCCGTCGATGCTTTTCCTGTCTTTCCAGTAGGAAACGGTGATGCCGTCCCGGCTGCCCGGGTCGCGCACGGATTCAATACCAAGATAGCCTGGCTGTTTGGCCGCCATTTCCTGCATGGCTGCCGACATTTTGCCGTAACCTTCATCGTCGTCATCCGACCGGCGGCTGATGAATATGACAGCATAGTAGGGTGGTTTTGGCGGCACAGGCAGTTTCCTTATGGTTTGAAAATCTGGCCCCGGGCCATCACAAAGGAGGGCTTGAGCAGGGTCGAGATATTTTCCAGCGGATTGCCGTCGGCGGCGATGATATCGGCGCTCAGGCCTTCCCGGAGGACACCGGTCTGATCAGAAACCCCCAGCAGGTCGGCCGCATTGACAGTAGCGGCGATCAGCACCGCCTGTTCAGGCATGCCGGCCTCGACCATCAGTTCAAGTTCGCGACCGTTGATGCCGTGCCTGCTGACACCGCTGTCGGTGCCGAAGGCGATTTTCACACCGGCCTTGTAGGATTTTGACAGGGCGGCCATGATGATGGGGCCGACCCGTCGGGCCTTTTCTGCCTGGGCGGAGGACAGGACACCGGGCACTTCGGCCATCTCTGCGGCGGTAATACCGGCGAGGACCGTAGGCACATGATAGGCACCGGACTTTTTGAACAGTTTGATGCTTTCCTTGTCCAGGTAGGTGCCATGTTCGATGCTGTCGACTCCGGCCCGGAGCGCCGCATTGATACCGTCGGTGCCGTGGGCATGGGCGGCAACCTTGCGGCCCATGGCGTGGGCAGTCTCGACAATGGCTTTCTGTTCCTCGTCAGTGAACTGCTGGCCGGTGCCGGCGGCGATATTGGAAAGCACACCGCCGGTGGCCACAAATTTGATCACGTCGGCGCCGAACTTGATTTGCTGGCGGACAGCCCGGCGGCAGTCGTCGGCGCCGTTGCAGATGCCGCTATTGGGCTCTATAACGCCTTCGCGGTAGCCGTTGGTATCCCCGTGGCCGCCCAGTGGTGAAATAGTGTAGCCGGCAGCCAGGATGCGCGGTCCGTCCACATACCCTTTGGCGATCCCGTCCCGGAGCGCGAAAATACCGTCCCGCGGAGCCCCCACATTGCGCACGGTGGTGAAACCGGCGGCCAGCACCTTCTGGGCAAAGGCGACGCCGCGGATGGCCGTATCCGCCTGGGTTTGGGTTACTTCGTCGATGATATTTGCCTTGTCCAGCTCCCAGGTGATGTGGGTGTGGCTGTCGATCATGCCCGGCATGACGAATTTATCTTTCAGATCGATGATCGCGGCTTCGTCAACGCTGTCAAAATCGGCGGCGGTCAGGTAACCGTCGCGCACGGCAACAATCGCGTCATTTTTGATCAGGATGGTCTGTTCTGTTTTGACGTCCTCGCGGGCATCGGTCAGAAGCGATCCCGCATGAATGATCCGGTAGTTGTCGGCGGCCAGGGCCGCGAAGGGGGTGACCATAAAAAAGGCGATAACCGCCAGCGCGGCTTTGAATGAAGTCATTTCCTATCCCATAGATATTTTGTGATTATTGTTATGGAAGGAAGACTAGCATTTATTTTTTGGAGGTGGAAGGTCTATTCAATACTGAAGCCGCCGCCGCCGGGGGTTTCGATGATGAACTGATCCCCCGGATGCATGTCGGTTTCGGCAGCATGATCCAGGACTTCTTCTGACCCGTCAGCCCGGATCACTTTGTTGATGCCGGCCTTGCCCGGACTGCCGCCGTTCACCCCCGGAGGCGGAATTTTGCGATGATTACTGATGATCGCCGCCTGCATGTCACGCAGGAAGAGGATCCGACGCACCACGCCGTTGCCGCCCCTGTAGTGGCCTGCGCCGCCGCTGCCCTGCCGGATATGGAAATTCTCCAGAAGAACCGGATAGCGCCATTCCAGCACCTCGGGATCGGTGAGGCGCGAATTGGTCATATGGATCTGGATGGCGCTCTGGCCGTCGCCCGAAGCCGTCGCGCCCATGCCGCCGGCGATGGTCTCGTAATATTGCAGTTCCTCATCGCCGAAGGTGAAATTATTCATGGTGCCCTGGCTTGCCGCCATGACTCCGAGCGCCAGGAACAGGGCATCCACAATGCACTGGCTGGTCTCCACATTGCCCGAGACCACGGCGGCGGGCGGTCGGGGATTGAGCATGCTGCCTTCGGGCACGACGATGTCCACGGGCTTGAGGCAGCCCTCGTTCATGGGGATGTCGTCATCGACCAGGCAACGGAACACATAGAGAACCGCGGCGCGGCAGATGGCGAGCGGGGCATTGAAATTACTGGGAAGCTGATCCGAGGTGCCGGTGAAATCGACGGTGGCGCGCCGGGCCTCGCGATCGATATTTACCTTCACCCGGATTTCCGCGCCGTTATCCAGCGGATAGTCGTAGGACCCGTCTGAAAGCTTGCCCAGCGCGCGACGGACCGCTTCCTCCGCATTATCCTGCACATGGCCCATATAGGCGCGCACAACGGGCAGGGTGAATTCCGCGATCATGCGGTCCAGTTCCTTTGCCCCCTTTTCATTGGCGGCGATCTGGCCCTTCATGTCGGCAATGTTTTGCGCCACATTGCGGGCCGGGTAGGGGCCGCTTTTCAGGTGCGCGGTCAGTTCCTGCTCCCGGAAGGTGCCATCCTTCACAAGCTGGAAATTATCAAACAGGATGCCTTCCTGATCGATGGAGGTGGAGAGTGGCGGCATGGAGCCGGGGGTGAGGCCGCCGATGTCGGCATGATGGCCGCGGGTGGCGAGGTAAAACAGCGGTTCCGCCTCTTCGCCGAAGTACGGGCTGATGATGGTCACGTCGGGCAGGTGGGTGCCGCCGTTATAGGGATCGTTGAGCACATAGACATCGCCCGGTTTCATGGTCCCGGTCCGGGCGCGAATGATGGCCTGGACGCTGGCGCCCATGCTGCCCAGATGCACCGGCATATGCGGCGCATTGGCCACCAGATTGCCCTCCGTGTCGAACAGGGCGCAGGAGAAATCGAGCCGTTCCTTCATATTGACCGAATGGGCGACATTTTCCAGCACCGCGCCCATCTGCTCGGCGATGGACATGAACAGATTGTTGAAAATCTCCAGCATCACCGGATCGGCCGCGGTGCCGATGGCCTGCTGGCGGGCGAGCTCCTCGACCCGCTCCAGAATGAGGTTGCTGTGGGGATCAAGTCCGGCCTGCCAGCCCGGGGGCACAAGATTGGTGCCGTGGCTTTCGAGGATGACGGCCGGGCCCATGATTGTTTCACCCTTCAGGTTATCGCGGTGGATCACATGCGCCGTGACCCATTTCCCCCCCATATAGACCTCTCTGGTCAATCGGGCCGGGATGTCGACCGCCGGGGTGAGGCCTGTATGGCTGAGAGCTTCGCCGCCGCCCGCGGCTTCCGCTGTCATGGCCTCGACGATCAGGGGCTTGTCCGGGCTGATGAAACCGAATTGCTGTTTGTGCCGGTCCTCAAAGGCGGTGCGGATGTCCTCAAGCGCGCCCATAGGCACGGTGAGGGTGCTGTCGCTGCCCCGGTATTTGACCTGCAGGGTCACGGTACAGTCAATGTTCTTCACGCCCTGACAGTCAAGCTCGTCCCGGGCCTCATGGCTGAGGCGTTCGGCGGTGGCCTCGATCTCCAGCATATGATCGCCGTCCAGCGGCAGCTCCAGCGCCGCCTCGGAAATATGCCCCAGGTCGGCAAGGCCGATACCGTAAGCCGACAGCACCCCCGCCAGCGGATGCAGGAAGACTTTTGTCATACCCAACCGGTCGGCCACCAGGCAGGCATGCTGGCCGCCGGCGCCGCCGAAGCTGACGAGCGAATAGCCGCTGACGTCATATCCTTTCTGGGTGGAGATTTTCTTGATGGCGCTGGCCATATTCTCCACGGCGATGGCAAGGAAGCCCTCGGCCATTTCTTCTGGTGTCTGGGGCGTCAGCCCGGCGGCTTCGATCTTGCGGGCCATGTCCTGAAATTTTTCCACTACTACCTGCCGGTCGAGCGGCTTGTTGGCGTCGGGGCCGAACACATGGGGGAACTGGTCCGGGGAGATGCGGCCCAGCAGCACATTGCAGTCGGTCACCGTCAGCGGCCCGCCGCGCCGGTAGGCGGCCGGTCCCGGATTGGCCCCGGCGCTGTCCGGCCCGACGCGGAAACGGCTGCCGTCGAAGGAAAGCACTGAGCCGCCGCCCGCGGCCACGGTATTGATATGCATCATGGGAATGCGCATGCGCACGCCGGCGACTTTGGTTTCGAAGCTGCGTTCAAATTCACCCCGGTAATGGGTGACATCGGTCGAGGTGCCGCCCATGTCGAAACCGATGATCTTCGGATGGCCCGCCTGTTCGGCGGTTTTGGCTGCACCGACAATGCCGCCCGCCGGGCCCGACAGGATCGCATCCCGGCCCTGGAAACGGTCGGCGTGGGCGAGGCCGCCGTTGGACTGCATGAAATAGAGCGGCACGCCCTCCAGCGCCTCCTGCACCCGGTCCATATAACGGCGCAGCACCGGGGTGAGATAAGCATCGACCACGGTGGTGTCGCCCCGGCTCACCAGCTTCATCAGCGGGCTCACCTCATGGCTCATGCTAATCTGGGTGAAGCCCGCCTCGCGGCACAGGGCGGCGATCTTAAGTTCATGGTCGGGATAGCGGTAGCCGTGCATGCAAACGATGGCGACCGCATGGATGCCGTGGGTCTGGGCCTCCACCAGTTGCGGCTCCAGATCGGTAAGGTTGAGCGGCGTGATCACTTCGCCGTCGGCGCCAAGGCGCTCCTCGACCTCGATCACCCGTTCATACAAGAGCTCCGGCAGCTCCACATTGAGCGCGAACAGGTCGGGCCGGTTCTGATAGGCGATACGCAGCGCGTCCTTGAAACCTCTGGTAATCAGCAGCAGGGTGCGGTCGCCCTTCCTCTCGAGCAGCGCATTGGTGGCCACCGTGGTGCCCATCTTGACGCTTTTGACCTGGGCAGAGGGGATTTTGTCGCCGGGCCCGAGCCCCAGAAACAGGCGGATGCCATGCAAGGCTGCATCCTCATACTGCTCCGGATTTTCTGAGAGCAGTTTTCTGGCGTGCGTGACCCCGTCCGGGTCCCGCGCCACCACATCGGTAAAGGTCCCGCCCCGGTCGATCCAGAACTGCCATTTTTGCTCATTGCTGCTCATGAGAAAAATTTAGCAGGAAGGGCGGGAGAGGGGAATTGGAGATTTGAGATATTTGCGATAGAATCCAGCATTAATTGAAAAAGGGGGAAGCAATGTCGTTTGAAATCCTAATGTCAATTTTCGGGGCTTTTGGTATTGGCTCCGTGGTTACCTTGCTAATTAAAAACCATCTAGACCAGAATAACGCGCTAGATGAGCGTCTGTATAATGAAAAAAGAGAAGCCTACCTTGGGTTATTAACTGCGATGCATGATGCTGCCATCCAACCATCTGATGCAGCTTCCAAAGCTTATGCACTCCAGCAAACCAAAATTCAGTTGTTTGGTTCTGAGAAGGTTAGTGAAGCGGCTCAAGGTATTTTGGATACCAATGAAGGATCAAGAGAAGAAAGAAATAGATATTTCGAAATGTTGATAAGGGAAATGCGAAAAGACTTGCAGAGCCAGTAAGCAGTCCGCACGGTTCGCGATATCGCAGATGAAAGACTATGGTATTCCCGGGCAATGGTACAACTGTGCCCGCCAGAAAGGAGCGTCAGTATGAATAAATTTCTCAAACTTGACATCATCACCCGGCAGGACCGGAACGAGGCGATCTCCAGCGCGCGGGAGGCGATCACCGGCGCCGGCGACTGGATCATGGATCATCATCTCTTTTCCAATATCTCCGCGACCCTGAATTTTGAATTGCCGCTTGAGGCCATCGAAAAGTTCCTCACCCGGCTGAACGCAGAAGGGTTTCAGCCGGACGTGCAGGGGGAGTTGCCCGCGGCCGGAGAGGGTGATTGCTTCGGTCTTCTGTCCCTGACTTTCCTGCATGGGGAAGGGGACCTGAAACGGGATGTACCGCCCTTCGGGTAATCCGCCTAACCCGTCGCCGTCACATTGATCAGCCAGGCAATGAATATGGTTTGCGGCAGGGAAATCAACGGCAGGAACAGGGCGATTTTCCAGGATTTTGTCGTCTCGCGCAGGATCATGATTTCCGTATAGTCGGTGGCGACACCGGCCATCAGGAAGGCAAAGCCGTTGCCCGGCGCGCCGGCCCGGGTTACCAGGTCGGCGGCGATCGGGGTGCTGCCTTCGGAACAGACCTCAATAATGGTGGCGGCGATGACAGTCAGGCCGAGACCGGCCAGCGTCGGGCCGAAATATGTCTGGAAACTGCCGGTATCGACAAAGGCGCGGACCAGGCTGGCCAGCAAAATACCAAAGAAAATCCAGCGCAACACCATGCGGCTCTCCTTCACCCCCTTGATGGCCATATCGCGGAAAAAGGCCAAGTCGAAAGTAGTTGCGGCAAGCCCCTTGCGGGCTTCGGGCCAGAACTCGAACCCGTCGGGCAGATCGATGCTGTTGGGGTTTTCCGGCAGCACGCCCCGGGCCACCAGCCGGTCGAAGATATAACCTGTAACAACGGCGATCAGCAGGGAGAGGAAAATAAACGCGAGAGTCCATTTCAGGCCGATCAGGGCGACAAGGATCAGGGTCAGGGAGAAGCTGTTCCAGGGGCTTGCCACCAGAAAGGCGATCACCTGACCGATGCTGGCGCCGCGTTCGTAAAGTTTGGCGCCGACCATGAGGATGCCGTGGCTGCAGAGATCCAGCAGCACCCCGCCGAGCGTGGCCCTGAGGATACCGCCAAGGCCATTACGGCGGCCGAGGATGGCGATGACAAATTCCCGCGGGATTTCCGAAAGAACGGCGACCATGACCAGGCCCAGCAGAAGTCCCCACCAGACCGTGTTCATCAGGTCGAAGACCGAATGGGCCAGGGTGACAAGCCAGTTATGACCAGCCAGATCGCCGGAAAAAAACCAGTAGCCCAGATAAAGCAGCACCGTGAGGCTGAGCGATCCCCATAAAAGATAGTCGATCCGACTCTTGCCGTGCTGGTCGTGGTTATGATCGTCTGACGGGCAGCAGTTAGCCATTGAGAGCCTCCTCTCCGGAAAGATAGTTGATGATGCAGCATTCGCTGAGCGGTTGTTCATCCCCGGGGCAGCGGCGGGAGAGGATTTCAAGTCCGGCGCGCATTTTTTTCAGGGTTTTGATCTTGCGCACGATTTCTTCCAGCTTATGGCGGGCTTTCTCCGCCACCATGGCGCAGTCGGCCTCGTCATCGGCGGTGAGCGCGATAAGCTCCTCGATCTCCTGCAGGGTAAAGCCCAGATTCTGGGCCTGTTTGATGAAGCTGAGGCGGTTCCGGCTTTCCGGACGGTACACCCGGTAGCCGGACGGCAGGCGGTCCGGCGGCGGCAGCAAGCCGCAGCGCTCATAATATCGAATGGTTTCGGTGCTGACGCCAGTGGCTTTGGCAAGTTTTCCGATGGTCATGGCATTCATGGTTTTTCTCCTGATTCCCCTGCAGCCTACACCTTAAAGTATACTACAAGGTCAAGGGTAAAATGCAGGAGAATGGAATTCGGCCGCAAAACCGCCTGTTTTACCGGTCAGGATGGTGTAATATTGCGGGAGAGGAACGGCATGGCAAACAAGCAAAAGGATTATGACTGGGGACGGATGGACTGGCTTCTCGATGGTGAGGAGGCGGAAGGGCCGGGCTTCAGTGTGGCCAAAATGATCATGGAAGCGGGCCGGGTCGGCGAAAAACATTTCCATGACAACTGTCAGGAATTTTTGCTGGTCGAGCAGGGCAGGGTCATTCTGGAAATCGATGGTCGCCAGCGCGAACTCCACGGGGGAGAAAGCTTTCTCATTCCGGCCGGGGTTACCCACCGGGTGATCAACAATTGTTGCGATGTGGCCGTTCTCACCCTGGTCTATTCCACTCATGACCGTCATTATACTTCCGTCGGCTAATCATGCCTTTTCCCTACTTCCCTGATGACAGGCACTGCGTAAAAGGGTATGTCTCAGAAAAAGCTATAACAGGAAAAGGAAGTTCCGGTGTCTGTATGGGGTACATTGCTGGGCGGGGCCGCAGGGCTGGCGCTGGGTGGGCCGATCGGCGCGCTGGTTGGCGCGTTTGCCGGCCATGTGGCGGTTAAAAAGATCGCCGAAAAAGTCGGCGGTCCGATTGGCGAGGCCACGGAAAAAATCACTTTCACCATCGGTGTGATTGCCCTGTCGGCCAAAATGGCCAAGGCGGACGGCATGGTGACCCGGGATGAAATCAATGTGTTCAAGCAGGC belongs to Emcibacter sp. and includes:
- a CDS encoding transglycosylase SLT domain-containing protein, encoding MVTVLLASCSTTPPRNVANSCEIFREKSSWYKATKAARKRYGTPIHVQLAIIRQESSFKHDAKTERNYILGLIPWGRKSSAYGYAQVKDGTWDWYKQKTGNSGASRDDFSDAVDFVGWYTNVTQRSLGISKWDAYNQYLAYHEGHGGWKRGTWKKKGWLVKVARKVERNAKAYAAQLKSCEDDLDSGFWLWPF
- a CDS encoding antibiotic biosynthesis monooxygenase, whose translation is MPPKPPYYAVIFISRRSDDDDEGYGKMSAAMQEMAAKQPGYLGIESVRDPGSRDGITVSYWKDRKSIDGWREVTSHRVAQEKGRNDWYEKYVVHIARVEKSYGFGDED
- a CDS encoding amidohydrolase family protein; translation: MTSFKAALAVIAFFMVTPFAALAADNYRIIHAGSLLTDAREDVKTEQTILIKNDAIVAVRDGYLTAADFDSVDEAAIIDLKDKFVMPGMIDSHTHITWELDKANIIDEVTQTQADTAIRGVAFAQKVLAAGFTTVRNVGAPRDGIFALRDGIAKGYVDGPRILAAGYTISPLGGHGDTNGYREGVIEPNSGICNGADDCRRAVRQQIKFGADVIKFVATGGVLSNIAAGTGQQFTDEEQKAIVETAHAMGRKVAAHAHGTDGINAALRAGVDSIEHGTYLDKESIKLFKKSGAYHVPTVLAGITAAEMAEVPGVLSSAQAEKARRVGPIIMAALSKSYKAGVKIAFGTDSGVSRHGINGRELELMVEAGMPEQAVLIAATVNAADLLGVSDQTGVLREGLSADIIAADGNPLENISTLLKPSFVMARGQIFKP
- a CDS encoding hydantoinase B/oxoprolinase family protein, translated to MSSNEQKWQFWIDRGGTFTDVVARDPDGVTHARKLLSENPEQYEDAALHGIRLFLGLGPGDKIPSAQVKSVKMGTTVATNALLERKGDRTLLLITRGFKDALRIAYQNRPDLFALNVELPELLYERVIEVEERLGADGEVITPLNLTDLEPQLVEAQTHGIHAVAIVCMHGYRYPDHELKIAALCREAGFTQISMSHEVSPLMKLVSRGDTTVVDAYLTPVLRRYMDRVQEALEGVPLYFMQSNGGLAHADRFQGRDAILSGPAGGIVGAAKTAEQAGHPKIIGFDMGGTSTDVTHYRGEFERSFETKVAGVRMRIPMMHINTVAAGGGSVLSFDGSRFRVGPDSAGANPGPAAYRRGGPLTVTDCNVLLGRISPDQFPHVFGPDANKPLDRQVVVEKFQDMARKIEAAGLTPQTPEEMAEGFLAIAVENMASAIKKISTQKGYDVSGYSLVSFGGAGGQHACLVADRLGMTKVFLHPLAGVLSAYGIGLADLGHISEAALELPLDGDHMLEIEATAERLSHEARDELDCQGVKNIDCTVTLQVKYRGSDSTLTVPMGALEDIRTAFEDRHKQQFGFISPDKPLIVEAMTAEAAGGGEALSHTGLTPAVDIPARLTREVYMGGKWVTAHVIHRDNLKGETIMGPAVILESHGTNLVPPGWQAGLDPHSNLILERVEELARQQAIGTAADPVMLEIFNNLFMSIAEQMGAVLENVAHSVNMKERLDFSCALFDTEGNLVANAPHMPVHLGSMGASVQAIIRARTGTMKPGDVYVLNDPYNGGTHLPDVTIISPYFGEEAEPLFYLATRGHHADIGGLTPGSMPPLSTSIDQEGILFDNFQLVKDGTFREQELTAHLKSGPYPARNVAQNIADMKGQIAANEKGAKELDRMIAEFTLPVVRAYMGHVQDNAEEAVRRALGKLSDGSYDYPLDNGAEIRVKVNIDREARRATVDFTGTSDQLPSNFNAPLAICRAAVLYVFRCLVDDDIPMNEGCLKPVDIVVPEGSMLNPRPPAAVVSGNVETSQCIVDALFLALGVMAASQGTMNNFTFGDEELQYYETIAGGMGATASGDGQSAIQIHMTNSRLTDPEVLEWRYPVLLENFHIRQGSGGAGHYRGGNGVVRRILFLRDMQAAIISNHRKIPPPGVNGGSPGKAGINKVIRADGSEEVLDHAAETDMHPGDQFIIETPGGGGFSIE
- a CDS encoding permease; its protein translation is MANCCPSDDHNHDQHGKSRIDYLLWGSLSLTVLLYLGYWFFSGDLAGHNWLVTLAHSVFDLMNTVWWGLLLGLVMVAVLSEIPREFVIAILGRRNGLGGILRATLGGVLLDLCSHGILMVGAKLYERGASIGQVIAFLVASPWNSFSLTLILVALIGLKWTLAFIFLSLLIAVVTGYIFDRLVARGVLPENPNSIDLPDGFEFWPEARKGLAATTFDLAFFRDMAIKGVKESRMVLRWIFFGILLASLVRAFVDTGSFQTYFGPTLAGLGLTVIAATIIEVCSEGSTPIAADLVTRAGAPGNGFAFLMAGVATDYTEIMILRETTKSWKIALFLPLISLPQTIFIAWLINVTATG
- a CDS encoding heavy metal-responsive transcriptional regulator, coding for MNAMTIGKLAKATGVSTETIRYYERCGLLPPPDRLPSGYRVYRPESRNRLSFIKQAQNLGFTLQEIEELIALTADDEADCAMVAEKARHKLEEIVRKIKTLKKMRAGLEILSRRCPGDEQPLSECCIINYLSGEEALNG
- a CDS encoding cupin domain-containing protein, yielding MANKQKDYDWGRMDWLLDGEEAEGPGFSVAKMIMEAGRVGEKHFHDNCQEFLLVEQGRVILEIDGRQRELHGGESFLIPAGVTHRVINNCCDVAVLTLVYSTHDRHYTSVG